A genomic segment from Mycosarcoma maydis chromosome 13, whole genome shotgun sequence encodes:
- a CDS encoding 60S ribosomal protein eL33 has translation MSRLYVKGRIMGHKRSQRVAKCHTSLIKIEGVEKTDEAKFYLGKRVAYVYKATKEVRGSKIRVIWGRITRPHGNSGVVRAKFAHNIPPQAFAARVRIMLYPSSI, from the coding sequence TCTCGTCTTTACGTCAAGGGAAGGATCATGGGCCACAAGCGCTCGCAGCGCGTTGCCAAGTGCCACACCTCCCtcatcaagatcgagggTGTTGAAAAGACGGACGAGGCCAAGTTCTACCTCGGCAAGCGTGTCGCTTACGTCTACAAGGCCACCAAGGAGGTTCGTGGTTCCAAGATCCGCGTCATCTGGGGCCGCATCACCCGCCCTCACGGCAACTCGGGTGTTGTTCGTGCCAAGTTCGCCCACAACATTCCTCCTCAGGCTTTCGCCGCCCGCGTCCGCATCATGCTCTACCCCTCGAGCATCTAA